DNA sequence from the Chitinophaga flava genome:
CTCTTTATGACAGGCTGCACATTTCTGCTGGAAGATCTGATAGCCGGCCTGTTCATCCAGACTGAAGGCCGCACCGGGTTCTTTACGCATAATACTATCGTACCTGGAATTACCGGATATCATGGTGGCCACAAACTGGGTAATAGCTTTAAACATGCGTTCGCTGGTTACTTCTTCGGTACCGAACGCATCTTTGAATTTCTGCCGGTATTGCGGGTCGCCCTGCATTTTTTTCAACAGCTCCTTGAGGTCCATCGCCATTTCATTGTGGTCTGTAAGTGGTGTCAGTGGCTGTATTTCCAGGTTATTCACACCACCGTCCCACATAAATTCCTTTTGCCAAATCATATTGAAGATGACGGGCACAGAGCGGGTGCCCTGCTGGCCGCCAACACCGTGGCTCAGCGCATGGTCGAAATGTCCGAAGGCAGCGAACTTCTGGTGGCAGAAACCACAGGATACTGTACTGTCACGTGAGAGCCTGTAATCGTAAAACATAAAGCGGCCCAGGGCAATCCCCTGTTTGGTAAGTGGATTGTTGGCAAAGCTATATACCGGCGCAGGAAAGCCCGGAGGCAGCTGTAGAGCCACTGGTTCGGGCCGTGTGCCATCACCACCGCCCTTGTTCTCCTTCTTACAGGCATGGGCCAGCATCAGCAGTATTCCAAAGGTAGCGGCGATATATAGGGCTTTGTGACGCATGGGTGATTTAATTTTTGATGGAGAACATCTGCTGGTAGTTATTGGCGATCCTCAGTGCATTGGTTCCTTCCGCCATGATCACAGCCGCCTGTTTAAAACTCACAGTATCGGGCGTAAACCATTTGGCGGCATCCGCTACAATATTCAGTTGCGGGACAACGCTCATGGTGGGATTGATACCCAGTTTCACAGGAAGAGAAACTATTTTTAAAACATTATAAGGCCCTTTAAAACCGCCTACATGAAACTGGAACTGATGGGTGGGAGAAGCTACTGCATCAGCATACCCTTCCATCTGCGCCATGATATAACCACTGTTCCAGGTCCAGAACATCCCGTTTTCCGGCGCCAGGGCACCGGATTGTACGCCACTGTTATTACGGGCGCTGTCTACCCCTATCATAAAACGAAGGGCTGTATAATTACCTTGCGGGATACTATCGAGGGAAATCCGTTTGGTGGAATCTGTTGCATCATCTATCAGAAAATAGGCGGGCGGCAGGATAACTGTTTTCCCCGCATCATTCACCAATGAAAAATTACTGAGATAATAACGGAAACGGGAGATGACAAAAGATTCACCGGAAGGGTTTATATAAGTGCTGCTACTACGCACCAGCGGACTGCCATTCATCACATGGGAGAAATTCAGCGTCAGCCTCGAATAAAGAACCGGCGGATCCTCTGTGGAGGATTTATCTTTTTTGGAGCAACTGCTGAGCCATAGGATAGACAGGCATAACAGGATACAACGGAAGGTAAAGGAAGTATAAATCCGCAAAACCATGGTATTCCTTTTTGTTATCAGGAAGATACGATGATTTTGCGGATTAGAAGATTAAAAAAAGCGATGTATTAGCTTCTGGCAGCATCCAGTTTGTGGCCCTTGGCCCCAAACCATACTACCACTGCAAAACATACCAACGGTATGATATAAGCCATCTGAATATTGGATGCATCAGAGATGAGGCCCATCAGCGGCGGGCAGATTGCACCACCTACAATAGACATCACCAGCAGGGAAGAACCCAGTTTGGTATCTCCGCCCAGCCCTCTGATACCCAACGAGAAGATGGTCGGGAACATGATCGACATAAAGAAAGGCACCAGCAACACAGCCCCTACAGCCACCATACCTTTGGTAGTCATCGCCAGCAATATCAGGCCCACGTTAATAGCACCATAGACGGTCAGCAGAGAAGAGGCTTTTATTTTACTCATGAGGAAGGTACCGAAGAAGCGGCCTATCATGAAGCCCAATCCTGCTACCCATCCCAGCAGATTAGCGGCTTCTCTTTCCGGTATGCCGGCTGCATATTTGGCAAAGCGGATAAAGAAGGCGTTCACGCCGATCTGTGCGCCGATATAGAAGAACTGTGTAATCACAGCTGCTACCAGGTGTTTATGTCTGAAGATACTGCCTCCGGAAGGGCTGGCATCTACGTTTTCATCTTTAGCTTCCTGCACTTCCGGCATTTTAGTGACTACAAACATCAGCGCCACGAGGAGTACCACCATCCCGATAATCATGTAGGGAATTTTTACGGTGCCGGCCTCTGTGCTGAGGTATTGCTGCAGCTCAACCGATGACATGGCATTGAGCTGATCCTGTGTATGTTCTGTACCAGAGAGGATAAACCGGGCACCTAATACCGGCCCCAGTACAGCACCTACGCCGTTAAAGGACTGGGCCAGGTTGAGGCGGGTGGTGGCTGTTTCCGGACTGCCCAGTACGGTCACGTACGGATTGGCAGCTGTTTCGAGGAAAGTCAGCCCGGTGGCTATCACGAATAAAGCGCCCAGGAAAGCAATGTATTCACGGCTGTTGGCAGCAGGAATAAACAGAAAGGCCCCTATCGCATATAAACACAAGCCGAAAATGATGCCCGTCTTGTAACCGAACTTACGCATGACAGCGCCGGCAGGCAATGCCATCAGGAAGTAGGCCGCAAATACTGCAGAATCGATGAAGGACGACTGCAGGTCTGTAAGCTGACAGGCCTTTTTCAGGTGCGGGATAAGCACCGGACTCAGGTTGTGAATTAATGCCCACAGGAAAAACAGGCTGGTAACCAATATAAACGGGAAGAGATAACTGCCCGCTTGTTTCCCGCTGGTGGGCTTGCTGGTATAGGTGGAATTACTGACTGCGCCTCCGGCCATAACGAAGAGTTTAATGTTTCAGGTTAAAGTATGATGTATCAGTTGGTTGGCAAAAGCTTAGCTGATGGATCTGTCGAGGTGTGTGTAACCTCCGTCAACGAATAGTATTTGTCCGGTTGTATGAGAAGAACGTGGTGACAGCAGGAATACAGTTGTATTAGCAATCTCTTCTGAAGTGGTCATCCGGTGTTCGAAAGGAATTTTTTCGGTGATGGATGCCAGTTTTTCTTTTGGATTGGGCAATGAGTTGATCCAGGTTTCGTATAATGGAGTCCATACTTCTGCCGGGATAACAGTGTTTACGCGTACGGAATATGGCAGCAGTTCTACCGCCCATTCGCGGGTGAGTGCATTGATGGCGCCTTTGGATGCAGCATAACCGGAGGTGTTGCCCTGGCCGGTGGTGGCTACTTTGGAACCGATGTTCACGATATTGCCTTTGGTGTTTTTAAGATAAGGCAAAGCAAAGTGAGCCAGGTTGTAATAATGTGACAGGTTGTTTTGCAGGGACTGCATAAATTTTTCGGGACTTCCGCTTTCGAGGCCTACCCCGTCGTTGGCGCCGGCATTGTTTACCAGTCCATCGATTTTTCCGTATTTTTCAATGGTTTCAGCGATCACTTTGCGGCAGTCATCCACTTTAGACAGCTCCGCCTGAATACCGAAGGCCTGGCCACCAGCCTGGATAATAGCGTCTACTGTTTTGCTGTTGTCTGCTTCATTTCTGCCTGCAATTACAACAATTCCTCCTTCTGCAGCTACCAGTTTTGCAATACCTTCTCCAATTCCTTTGGCACCGCCGGTAACAATAATCACTTTTCCCTGTAATCCTAAATCCATATTCGTAGGTGTTGTTATTTATAGATGATAAAATGAGATAGCATTGCCTCCCATGATGTTGTTTTGTTCTGTGTCAGACAGTTTGCTGATGTATTGGGTGATGATGTCTTTCACTTCCTTATATTCGGCTGCCAGCAGACATACGGGCCAGTCGGAGCCAAACATAAGCCTGTGAGGCCCGAAACTCTCCAGCACTACATCAAGGAAGGGCTCAAAATGTGCCGGTTTCCAATGTTGCCAGTCGGCTTCTGTTACCAGGCCACTGAGTTTGCAGTAGACATTAGGCGATTGTGCGATACTACGCATATGGGAAGCCCATTCCTCCAGCGCGCCGGTTTTAAAATCTGGTTTGGCCACATGATCTATCACCAGGCGGTGTTCCGGAAATTTCTTTACAAAGGCAGCAGTGGCAGCTAACTGTTTCGGATATACGAGAATATCGTATGAAAATCCGAACTCGGCCAGCGCTGTGATACCGTGACAGAAAGCTTCTCCCAGCAGAAAATTAACATCCGGTTCTCCCTGTACAATATGCCGGAACCCTTTCAGTTTGGGATTGACAGCATAGGTGGCCAGTTTTTCCCTGATGTTGGAAGCACGGAGATCGGTCCACCCTACCACACCTTTGATGAACGCATGTTTACCAGCCAGGTCCAGCAGGAAAGCGGTTTCATTTTCCGACTGGTCGGCCTGTACTGCTACGCAGCCATGTACACCATTGGCAGCCAACACAGGCTTCAGGTGTTCCGGAAAAAAATCGCCCCGGATCACCTGCATGGAATCATCTATCCACGCGTCACGAACGGGATCATACTGCCAGAAATGCTGATGTGCGTCAATAACCATAAGCTCCTTGGGAGATTTTCGATTTTTTGATTCCGGGGATCGATCATCTTTCCCCAAAATCAAAAAATCGAAAATCTAAAAAATCTATAATGCAAAAATTTTATCCATGATAATCCACTTCTCTCCTGGCTTTGCAATGGGCAAAGCCTGCTGGTATTTCCACATCAGCTGTTCCCATTCCTGTACTTTAGGATTGTCAGCGTCCATGGCTCCTTTGCGTTCAAAAGAGAAGGAATCGTTTACTTCCATGATCATAAACAGGCGGTTACCGGCACGGTAAATTTCCATGTTTTCGATACCGCTGTCGGTGATGCTTTTTTTGATTTCCGGCCATACGTCGCGGTGATAGTTTTCATATTCGGCTATCAGCTGCGGCTCGTTTACCAGATCCAGTGCCAGGCAATAACGTTTCATATATTGTTATTTATAGGCTACGGCTGTTTGTTTGGAAGTACCCAGGCCATCGATGCCCAGTTCTACCACGTCACCTGGTTTCAGGTATACCTGTGGATTCATGCCCAGGCCTACACCTGCCGGTGTTCCGGTGGAGATGATATCACCCGGGAGCAGTGTCATAAACTGGCTGAGGTAGGATACGATGAAGGGTACGTTAAAGATGAAGTTGGAGGTGTTACCATCCTGCATTTTTTTACCGTTAACGGTGAGCCATAAACGCAGATTGTTCACATCTTTTATTTCATCTTTGGTAGCCAGCCATGGGCCTAAAGGAGCGAAGGTATCGCAGCTTTTTCCTTTTACCCACTGACCGTTTCTTTCAATCTGGAAAGCGCGTTCACTATAATCGTTGTGCAGGCAGTAACCGGCTACATAGTCCAGTGCATCTTTCTCTTCCACATAAGTGGCTTTTTTACCGATCACAACGGCCAGTTCTACTTCCCAGTCTGTTTTTTCGCTGTTACGCGGAATCACCAGGTTGTCGTTAGGACCTACGAGTGCGGTAGTACTTTTAAAGAACACGATTGGTTCAGTAGGTATCGGGGCGTTTGTTTCGCGGGCATGGTCGGCATAGTTGAGGCCGATGCAAACGATTTTGGATGGACGTTGCAGCGGAGCGCCCAGACGGGTACCTTCCGGTACCTTAGGGCAGGAAGCACCGTGCTGTGCCCACCATTGGGACAAACGTTCCAGCCCATTGGCGGCCAGGAATTGTTCGCCAAAATCTTCTCCAAAAGCACTTACATCAAACATACCTGCTTCTGTAACAACGCCCGGTTTTTCTTCACCCGGTAAACCAAACCTGATCAGTTTCATTGCAATATTTTTTATTGTTATCCTTTAGTCTTTCTTGATTTCTTTTAATGTCACCACTTGTAAGCGGCCATTTTGCACATGCAGGTCGATGAACGGTTCTGCCTTACCATCTTTGGCCAGAGAAAAGTACACATGGTCTGCCTCTGAAGTTTGCTGGATAGTAGGCTGATAACCCTGCGGCACCGCGATGAACATGCTTTTGCGGACACCACCAAATTCCACATACAGTTCTACACTGTCGGGGGAATTATCAGG
Encoded proteins:
- a CDS encoding MbnP family protein, with the protein product MVLRIYTSFTFRCILLCLSILWLSSCSKKDKSSTEDPPVLYSRLTLNFSHVMNGSPLVRSSSTYINPSGESFVISRFRYYLSNFSLVNDAGKTVILPPAYFLIDDATDSTKRISLDSIPQGNYTALRFMIGVDSARNNSGVQSGALAPENGMFWTWNSGYIMAQMEGYADAVASPTHQFQFHVGGFKGPYNVLKIVSLPVKLGINPTMSVVPQLNIVADAAKWFTPDTVSFKQAAVIMAEGTNALRIANNYQQMFSIKN
- a CDS encoding fumarylacetoacetate hydrolase family protein, with protein sequence MKLIRFGLPGEEKPGVVTEAGMFDVSAFGEDFGEQFLAANGLERLSQWWAQHGASCPKVPEGTRLGAPLQRPSKIVCIGLNYADHARETNAPIPTEPIVFFKSTTALVGPNDNLVIPRNSEKTDWEVELAVVIGKKATYVEEKDALDYVAGYCLHNDYSERAFQIERNGQWVKGKSCDTFAPLGPWLATKDEIKDVNNLRLWLTVNGKKMQDGNTSNFIFNVPFIVSYLSQFMTLLPGDIISTGTPAGVGLGMNPQVYLKPGDVVELGIDGLGTSKQTAVAYK
- a CDS encoding L-fucose dehydrogenase, which gives rise to MDLGLQGKVIIVTGGAKGIGEGIAKLVAAEGGIVVIAGRNEADNSKTVDAIIQAGGQAFGIQAELSKVDDCRKVIAETIEKYGKIDGLVNNAGANDGVGLESGSPEKFMQSLQNNLSHYYNLAHFALPYLKNTKGNIVNIGSKVATTGQGNTSGYAASKGAINALTREWAVELLPYSVRVNTVIPAEVWTPLYETWINSLPNPKEKLASITEKIPFEHRMTTSEEIANTTVFLLSPRSSHTTGQILFVDGGYTHLDRSIS
- a CDS encoding cytochrome-c peroxidase, which gives rise to MRHKALYIAATFGILLMLAHACKKENKGGGDGTRPEPVALQLPPGFPAPVYSFANNPLTKQGIALGRFMFYDYRLSRDSTVSCGFCHQKFAAFGHFDHALSHGVGGQQGTRSVPVIFNMIWQKEFMWDGGVNNLEIQPLTPLTDHNEMAMDLKELLKKMQGDPQYRQKFKDAFGTEEVTSERMFKAITQFVATMISGNSRYDSIMRKEPGAAFSLDEQAGYQIFQQKCAACHKEPLFTDLSYRSNGLPYLPALNDVGRMKITNSTGDYLKFKVPSLRNILKSSPYMHDGRYFDIFQVFDFYDHGVKATSTTDPLVKNGIPLSAQEKRQLYLFLNTLTDYTLINNDALSEVLINP
- a CDS encoding L-rhamnose mutarotase — its product is MKRYCLALDLVNEPQLIAEYENYHRDVWPEIKKSITDSGIENMEIYRAGNRLFMIMEVNDSFSFERKGAMDADNPKVQEWEQLMWKYQQALPIAKPGEKWIIMDKIFAL
- a CDS encoding amidohydrolase family protein, whose protein sequence is MVIDAHQHFWQYDPVRDAWIDDSMQVIRGDFFPEHLKPVLAANGVHGCVAVQADQSENETAFLLDLAGKHAFIKGVVGWTDLRASNIREKLATYAVNPKLKGFRHIVQGEPDVNFLLGEAFCHGITALAEFGFSYDILVYPKQLAATAAFVKKFPEHRLVIDHVAKPDFKTGALEEWASHMRSIAQSPNVYCKLSGLVTEADWQHWKPAHFEPFLDVVLESFGPHRLMFGSDWPVCLLAAEYKEVKDIITQYISKLSDTEQNNIMGGNAISFYHL
- the fucP gene encoding L-fucose:H+ symporter permease encodes the protein MAGGAVSNSTYTSKPTSGKQAGSYLFPFILVTSLFFLWALIHNLSPVLIPHLKKACQLTDLQSSFIDSAVFAAYFLMALPAGAVMRKFGYKTGIIFGLCLYAIGAFLFIPAANSREYIAFLGALFVIATGLTFLETAANPYVTVLGSPETATTRLNLAQSFNGVGAVLGPVLGARFILSGTEHTQDQLNAMSSVELQQYLSTEAGTVKIPYMIIGMVVLLVALMFVVTKMPEVQEAKDENVDASPSGGSIFRHKHLVAAVITQFFYIGAQIGVNAFFIRFAKYAAGIPEREAANLLGWVAGLGFMIGRFFGTFLMSKIKASSLLTVYGAINVGLILLAMTTKGMVAVGAVLLVPFFMSIMFPTIFSLGIRGLGGDTKLGSSLLVMSIVGGAICPPLMGLISDASNIQMAYIIPLVCFAVVVWFGAKGHKLDAARS